In one window of Myxocyprinus asiaticus isolate MX2 ecotype Aquarium Trade chromosome 43, UBuf_Myxa_2, whole genome shotgun sequence DNA:
- the LOC127433154 gene encoding sigma non-opioid intracellular receptor 1-like: MSLIRNVLKLVVVICLLVLAVQFLRYWMATKQYVFTKEDVAKLARQYAGQDHEQAFFKVVVELRKRYPGHILPDEDLQWVFVNAGGWMGSMCLLHASLTEYVLLFGTAVDTGGHSGRYWAEISDTIISGTFRQWKEGTTKSETYYPGDTIVHAVGEATSVQWSAGTWMVEYGRGFIPSTLGFALADTVFSTQDFVTLFYIVRVYLKSMLLEASTFLTEASIL; this comes from the exons ATGTCTCTGATAAGAAATGTCTTAAAACTGGTCGTGGTTATTTGTCTGTTGGTGTTGGCTGTTCAGTTCTTGAGATATTGGATGGCAACTAAACAGTATGTCTTTACAAAAGAAGATGTTGCCAAGTTAGCCAGACAGTATGCAG GCCAGGATCACGAGCAAGCCTTCTTTAAAGTAGTTGTGGAGCTGCGTAAGAGATATCCGGGCCACATCCTCCCTGATGAGGACCTGCAGTGGGTGTTTGTGAATGCCGGCGGGTGGATGGGGTCCATGTGTCTGTTGCATGCATCACTCACAGAGTATGTGCTGCTATTTGGTACTGCAGTGGACACGGGAGGACATTCAG GCCGTTACTGGGCAGAAATATCAGACACTATAATTTCTGGAACGTTCAGGCAATGGAAAGAGGGAACGACTAAAAGCGAGACTTACTATCCAG GTGACACTATAGTGCATGCAGTGGGAGAGGCTACCTCAGTGCAGTGGAGCGCTGGGACGTGGATGGTGGAATACGGCAGAGGATTCATTCCCTCAACGTTGGGCTTCGCTTTAGCCGATACGGTCTTTAGCACCCAGGACTTTGTAACACTATTTTATATTGTACGTGTTTACTTGAAGAGTATGCTCTTGGAGGCGAGTACTTTCCTGACAGAAGCTAGCATTCTCTGA